The proteins below come from a single Chloroflexota bacterium genomic window:
- a CDS encoding trypsin-like peptidase domain-containing protein, with the protein MLATLVALALYNLLLPAPRPLTISEMNEVVAQALASATPPPTFSARVYRVIQPSLVLIETQGSGLDDGEGRLGSGVVIDDLGDILTSLHVVAKASAIRITFADGTQSGAQVIVEQPENDIAVLRANRLPALLVPAILGNPDASRVGDEAFVVGNPFGLYSSMSAGVISGFGRSFEQPDNGQILQGLIQVDAAVNPGNSGGPLLNRDGHVIGIITGIVNPTEQDVFIGIGFAVPIGEAAAAAGSPPH; encoded by the coding sequence ATGTTGGCCACGCTTGTGGCACTCGCGCTCTATAACCTTCTCCTTCCCGCCCCTCGCCCGCTGACGATAAGCGAGATGAATGAAGTCGTTGCCCAGGCCCTGGCCTCGGCGACGCCGCCCCCCACCTTCTCGGCCCGCGTGTACCGGGTGATACAACCTTCGCTCGTTCTCATCGAAACACAGGGTTCGGGCCTGGACGATGGAGAAGGCCGCCTGGGGAGCGGCGTTGTGATTGACGACCTGGGCGATATTCTCACCAGCCTGCACGTCGTCGCCAAAGCCTCAGCCATCCGGATCACATTTGCCGATGGCACTCAATCCGGCGCGCAGGTGATTGTCGAACAGCCGGAAAACGACATCGCCGTTCTGCGCGCCAACCGGCTCCCGGCGCTGTTAGTGCCCGCCATCCTGGGAAACCCCGATGCCAGTCGTGTCGGCGACGAAGCCTTTGTCGTCGGCAACCCCTTTGGCCTTTACAGTTCGATGAGCGCCGGGGTGATCTCCGGTTTCGGCCGATCGTTTGAACAACCGGATAACGGGCAAATCTTACAAGGCTTAATTCAGGTGGACGCCGCCGTGAATCCCGGCAACTCCGGCGGCCCGCTGCTCAACCGTGACGGCCACGTGATCGGCATTATCACCGGAATTGTGAATCCAACCGAACAGGATGTTTTTATCGGAATCGGCTTTGCCGTGCCCATCGGTGAAGCCGCCGCCGCCGCCGGTTCACCGCCTCATTAA
- a CDS encoding MoxR family ATPase, which yields MMDQVAKPENRSPMERVLYEVKKVIVGQDHLLERLVVALLARGHILVEGVPGLAKTLAIKTLAEAIGGEFKRIQFTPDLVPADLIGTRIYNQKTGEFNTSLGPVFTNLLLADEINRAPAKVQSALLEVMQERQVTIGRETFKVPHPFLVLATQNPIETEGTYPLPEAQVDRFMLKVLVGYPSPTEEFVIVERMTGVLQAVQKVLTTEQLASLQQAADQVYVDPALIDYAVRIVTSTRRLKEHGLKELEHYVMFGASPRASINLILTARALAFVRGRNYALPQDVLDMALDVLRHRLVLSYEALSDNVAGDDLLKKILDRIPIPVVPLHEHVNVRVNA from the coding sequence ATGATGGATCAAGTTGCCAAGCCCGAAAACCGATCCCCGATGGAGCGCGTCTTGTACGAAGTGAAGAAAGTCATCGTCGGGCAGGATCACCTGCTGGAGCGGCTGGTCGTGGCGCTGTTGGCTCGAGGGCATATCCTGGTCGAAGGCGTGCCGGGCCTGGCCAAGACCCTGGCGATCAAAACCCTGGCCGAGGCCATTGGCGGCGAATTCAAGCGCATCCAGTTCACGCCCGACCTGGTCCCGGCTGATTTAATTGGCACCCGCATTTACAACCAGAAGACGGGGGAATTCAACACCTCGCTCGGCCCGGTCTTTACCAACCTCCTGCTGGCCGACGAGATCAACCGCGCCCCGGCCAAAGTGCAAAGCGCCCTGCTCGAAGTGATGCAGGAAAGACAGGTGACCATCGGGCGCGAGACCTTCAAGGTGCCGCATCCCTTCCTGGTGCTGGCCACCCAAAACCCTATTGAAACCGAAGGCACTTACCCTTTGCCCGAAGCCCAGGTGGACCGCTTCATGCTCAAGGTGCTGGTCGGCTACCCCAGCCCCACTGAAGAGTTCGTCATCGTCGAACGGATGACGGGCGTGTTGCAGGCCGTGCAGAAAGTGTTGACCACCGAACAGTTGGCGAGCCTGCAACAAGCCGCCGACCAGGTGTACGTAGACCCGGCTCTCATTGACTACGCCGTCCGCATCGTAACTTCGACGCGCCGCCTCAAAGAACACGGCCTGAAAGAATTAGAGCACTACGTCATGTTCGGCGCCAGCCCGCGCGCTTCAATTAACTTGATCCTCACCGCGCGGGCGTTGGCCTTTGTGCGCGGGCGCAACTACGCCCTGCCGCAGGACGTGCTGGACATGGCGCTCGACGTGTTGCGCCACCGCCTGGTGCTTTCCTATGAGGCGCTCTCGGACAACGTGGCCGGCGACGACCTGTTGAAAAAGATTCTCGACCGCATCCCGATCCCGGTGGTGCCCCTGCACGAGCATGTCAATGTCCGCGTCAACGCCTGA
- a CDS encoding DUF58 domain-containing protein — MSASTPERGMPDRILQRLDWQVIRRLDGLLQGDYRSLFYGYGVDFADLREYQPEDDIRYIDWNVTARMDTPYVRQYVEDRDLTAWFLLDLSPSMDFGTTQTRSLKRTVLIDFVTTLARLLTRHGNRVGAMFYGGRVEPLRAIPARGGRLQVLRLINDLLKQPRLPKAPFTNLSPLIEAGLQAIKRRSLIFIISDFISAPGWERPLSLLNRRHEVLAVRLWDLREAELPDIGPVIMEDSETGEQLYVDTHDQSFRRRFQEAARERESELGAAFKRAGVDALSLSTEEDLTRAIVRFAGLRRQRRR, encoded by the coding sequence ATGTCCGCGTCAACGCCTGAGCGGGGAATGCCCGACCGGATTCTGCAACGCCTCGACTGGCAGGTCATCCGCCGCCTCGACGGCCTTTTGCAGGGCGACTACCGCAGCCTCTTTTACGGCTACGGCGTGGATTTTGCCGACCTGCGCGAATATCAACCAGAGGACGACATTCGCTACATTGACTGGAACGTCACGGCACGGATGGACACGCCGTATGTCCGCCAATATGTCGAAGATCGCGATCTCACCGCCTGGTTTCTGCTCGACCTGAGTCCGTCCATGGACTTTGGCACGACCCAGACCCGGAGTTTGAAGCGGACGGTGTTGATTGATTTCGTCACCACCCTGGCCCGCCTGCTCACCCGTCACGGCAATCGCGTTGGGGCAATGTTCTACGGCGGTCGGGTGGAGCCGCTGCGCGCGATCCCGGCCCGGGGCGGGCGGCTCCAGGTCTTGCGCCTGATCAACGATCTGCTCAAGCAACCACGTCTGCCCAAAGCGCCGTTCACCAACCTGTCTCCGCTGATCGAAGCCGGACTGCAAGCCATCAAGAGGCGCTCGTTGATCTTCATCATCTCGGATTTTATCAGCGCGCCAGGGTGGGAGCGGCCCCTGAGCCTGCTCAACCGGCGGCACGAGGTTCTGGCCGTTCGCCTGTGGGACCTGCGCGAAGCCGAGCTTCCAGACATCGGCCCGGTCATCATGGAGGACTCAGAGACCGGCGAGCAACTCTACGTGGATACGCACGACCAAAGCTTTCGCCGGCGTTTTCAAGAGGCGGCCCGGGAGCGCGAATCAGAATTGGGCGCGGCGTTCAAACGAGCCGGCGTGGATGCGCTGTCGCTCTCGACCGAGGAAGACCTGACGCGAGCCATTGTGCGTTTTGCCGGCCTGCGGCGGCAACGGCGAAGATGA
- a CDS encoding VWA domain-containing protein: MTFIWPVMLFLLVVIPLFAGLYWQRLEQRRRLVARYGSLGLAQADSGRRPGLRRHLPPALFMLSIAILIIALARPQAVVSLPRVEGTVILAFDVSGSMAADDMQPSRMEAAKAAVLDFVQRQPPSVQIGVVAFSDSGFAVQAPTNDQELILAAVNRLTPARGTSLANGIFVSLNTLATNVAQDPLLLSNLTPAPTLAPTPVPPGTYSPAVILLLSDGENNVSPNPLVAAQAAAERGVRIYTVGIGSAAGTTLQIDGFNIHTQLDEAMLQQIAQLTGGAYYNAQDEEDLRAIYENIDPQLVIKPETMEVTSIFAGVSILLLLVGGALSLWWFSRLP; encoded by the coding sequence ATGACCTTCATCTGGCCGGTGATGTTATTTCTTCTGGTGGTGATTCCACTGTTCGCCGGGTTGTATTGGCAGCGGCTGGAACAGCGACGGCGACTGGTGGCGCGCTACGGCAGTCTGGGGCTGGCGCAAGCGGACTCGGGCCGCCGGCCCGGTTTGCGCCGCCATTTGCCCCCGGCGCTCTTCATGCTCTCGATCGCCATTCTCATCATCGCCCTGGCCCGCCCGCAAGCCGTCGTCAGCCTGCCGAGGGTGGAAGGCACGGTGATCCTGGCCTTTGATGTCTCCGGAAGCATGGCCGCCGATGACATGCAACCGAGCCGGATGGAAGCGGCCAAGGCCGCCGTCCTGGACTTTGTTCAACGCCAGCCGCCCAGCGTGCAGATCGGCGTTGTCGCTTTCAGCGACAGCGGCTTTGCCGTGCAAGCGCCGACAAACGATCAGGAGCTAATTCTCGCCGCCGTCAACCGCCTGACCCCGGCGCGTGGCACGTCGCTGGCCAACGGAATCTTTGTTTCGCTTAACACCCTTGCCACGAATGTAGCGCAAGACCCGCTTCTCCTCAGCAATCTGACTCCGGCGCCCACCCTGGCCCCCACGCCAGTGCCGCCGGGCACTTACTCGCCCGCAGTCATCCTATTGCTTAGCGACGGTGAGAACAACGTGTCGCCAAACCCGCTGGTCGCCGCCCAGGCCGCCGCCGAGCGCGGCGTGCGTATTTACACAGTCGGCATTGGCAGCGCGGCGGGGACCACCCTGCAAATTGACGGCTTCAACATCCACACCCAGTTGGACGAGGCCATGTTGCAACAAATCGCCCAACTCACTGGCGGCGCTTACTACAATGCTCAAGATGAAGAAGACTTGCGCGCGATTTACGAAAACATCGATCCGCAGTTGGTGATCAAACCGGAAACAATGGAAGTTACCTCAATTTTCGCGGGCGTCAGCATCCTCCTGTTGCTGGTTGGCGGCGCGCTGTCGCTCTGGTGGTTCAGCCGCTTACCGTGA
- a CDS encoding VWA domain-containing protein, whose amino-acid sequence MDWLWPAFLFLLGLIPLVVVAYVWMLRRRQRFAVRYSSLTLVRAALPRHSFWRRHLPFALFVMALSSLVVALGRPVTIVSVPAGRTTVILTLDVSRSMCATDIPPNRLEAAKAAARLFIQRQSATTQIGIVAFAGFAELIQPPTTDQEVLEDAVDSLLTARRTAIGSAILESLDAIAEIDQSVAPSVSGLASGVQPTPVPQGAYAPAIIVLLTDGVSNTGPLPLEAAQQAVDRGIRVYTIGFGTANESQSLPFCGQPSQGGDPFGGGLFFGGGGGGGFRRGIDEATLRQVAEMTGGEYFSAESAGELQEVFQNLPIHLITRHETTEISVAFAALGALLAALAVALSMIWHPLP is encoded by the coding sequence ATGGACTGGCTCTGGCCCGCTTTCTTATTCCTGCTGGGATTAATTCCGCTCGTCGTCGTGGCCTACGTTTGGATGTTACGGCGGCGACAGCGTTTTGCAGTGCGCTATTCCAGCCTGACTCTGGTGCGCGCCGCTCTGCCCCGCCACTCGTTCTGGCGGCGGCATTTGCCGTTTGCCCTGTTCGTGATGGCGCTGTCAAGTCTGGTGGTGGCGCTGGGGCGGCCGGTGACGATTGTCAGCGTGCCCGCCGGGCGAACGACGGTTATTCTCACGTTGGATGTCTCACGAAGCATGTGCGCCACCGACATTCCGCCCAACCGGCTGGAGGCGGCCAAAGCCGCGGCGCGGTTGTTTATTCAACGCCAAAGCGCCACGACTCAGATCGGCATCGTCGCCTTCGCCGGCTTCGCCGAGTTGATCCAGCCGCCCACTACCGATCAGGAAGTGCTGGAAGACGCGGTTGACAGCCTGCTCACCGCCCGCCGGACGGCGATTGGCAGTGCCATCCTCGAGTCGTTGGATGCCATAGCCGAAATTGATCAGAGTGTTGCGCCGAGTGTGAGCGGATTAGCCTCCGGCGTTCAGCCCACGCCCGTGCCACAGGGCGCTTACGCTCCGGCCATTATTGTGTTGCTGACTGACGGCGTGAGCAATACCGGGCCGTTGCCGCTGGAGGCCGCGCAACAGGCGGTTGACCGGGGCATCCGCGTTTACACGATTGGGTTTGGCACGGCCAATGAGAGTCAGTCACTGCCGTTTTGCGGCCAACCCTCTCAGGGCGGAGACCCTTTTGGCGGTGGCCTTTTCTTTGGCGGCGGGGGCGGTGGTGGATTTCGCCGGGGGATTGATGAGGCGACGTTGAGGCAAGTTGCCGAGATGACCGGCGGGGAATATTTCTCGGCGGAGAGCGCGGGCGAACTTCAGGAAGTTTTCCAGAACCTGCCCATCCATTTGATTACCCGGCACGAAACCACCGAAATCAGCGTCGCGTTTGCGGCCCTCGGCGCGCTCCTGGCGGCGCTGGCCGTCGCCCTCTCAATGATCTGGCATCCACTGCCCTGA
- a CDS encoding DUF2199 domain-containing protein: MTDQSNRYFCNHCGQYHEGPPMSYGSYAPESWYGIPKMLRYVWGHLDEETCVIRGDDFFKKNYFIKGNIEIPVQDSSQPFAYTVWVSLSKKNFSRALKLWKDPQRTKDPPSFGWLCTNLPVYPNTINLKTQVHMREVGVRPYIELEPTKHPLAIEQREGITMARIKEIAELILHGWG; encoded by the coding sequence ATGACTGATCAATCAAACCGCTATTTCTGCAATCATTGTGGGCAATATCATGAAGGCCCACCAATGAGTTACGGATCCTATGCACCAGAGTCTTGGTACGGCATACCGAAAATGCTTCGGTACGTCTGGGGGCATTTAGATGAAGAAACTTGTGTGATTCGTGGCGATGACTTTTTCAAAAAGAACTACTTTATCAAAGGCAATATCGAAATTCCAGTGCAGGATTCTAGTCAACCTTTTGCTTACACAGTGTGGGTTTCCCTTAGCAAGAAAAATTTTAGCCGAGCGCTTAAACTCTGGAAGGATCCCCAACGCACTAAGGATCCCCCGTCATTCGGCTGGCTCTGTACCAACTTACCTGTATATCCGAACACAATCAATTTGAAAACACAGGTTCATATGAGGGAGGTTGGCGTTCGCCCTTATATTGAACTCGAACCGACAAAACATCCTCTGGCAATCGAACAACGGGAAGGGATAACAATGGCTCGCATCAAAGAAATCGCCGAATTGATCTTGCACGGGTGGGGTTAG
- a CDS encoding nucleotide pyrophosphohydrolase codes for MTLPTFQQTVSRFVQAHNLEAPVHARLLDLTSEVGELAKEALKGSNYGHESFQPTASWESELADGFFSLICLANSTGVNMEAALAGALEKYQARLAAAGDSGSGR; via the coding sequence ATGACTCTCCCAACTTTCCAACAAACCGTCTCCCGCTTCGTGCAAGCTCACAACCTCGAAGCCCCCGTTCACGCCCGCCTGCTCGATCTCACTTCTGAAGTCGGCGAGCTGGCGAAGGAAGCGTTGAAGGGATCGAACTACGGCCACGAGTCATTTCAACCCACAGCGAGTTGGGAAAGCGAACTGGCCGACGGTTTCTTCTCCCTCATCTGCCTGGCCAACAGCACCGGGGTGAACATGGAAGCGGCGCTGGCCGGGGCGCTGGAAAAGTATCAGGCGCGGCTGGCGGCCGCCGGCGATTCCGGGTCGGGCCGGTGA
- a CDS encoding MFS transporter, producing the protein MTQTQESENQFVRFARFLRSPLFPIFMIMFVDVLGVGMTIPVLPLFAQNQFGASAFQITLITSAYFLAQFIASPQLGRMSDKFGRRPVLLVSQSGTLAAFLISGAAVALPFLYLARIIDGFTGGNISVAQAYLSDITDEKNRAQGIGLVNAAFSTGFLFGPAFGAFMAAQFGPRTAYFAAACFSITTILLTYFLLPESLTPERRATMKPKEGAKKNSSLEMLRLPGVAILMMVAFVGQLGFFAFQSVFVLWSEKVMFVSYNAKFVQQAVGFILTYVGVVGIITQTFLVKPIVSRFGERMMVAGGLLTRSLAFAIMALSPLIPLVIVTVPLISFGNGLLMPGLIALLTYLVPPGERGYAIGLAESVQGLGRISGPLVAGFLFDRVNPSAPMGFAAIVGVLGVIVSLSLWRITKKRAPDFGGD; encoded by the coding sequence GTGACTCAAACTCAAGAATCCGAAAATCAGTTTGTCCGCTTTGCCCGCTTTCTGCGCTCGCCGCTCTTCCCGATCTTCATGATCATGTTCGTGGACGTGCTGGGCGTTGGCATGACCATTCCTGTTTTGCCGTTGTTTGCCCAAAACCAGTTTGGGGCTTCGGCCTTTCAGATCACACTCATCACTAGCGCCTACTTTCTGGCCCAGTTCATCGCCTCGCCGCAGTTGGGGCGCATGTCTGATAAATTTGGGCGCAGGCCGGTTTTGTTGGTAAGCCAGTCGGGCACGCTGGCGGCTTTTCTCATCAGCGGCGCGGCAGTTGCCCTGCCCTTCCTCTACCTGGCCCGGATCATTGACGGCTTCACCGGCGGCAACATCTCGGTCGCCCAGGCCTACCTCAGCGACATCACCGATGAGAAGAACCGGGCGCAGGGCATCGGCCTCGTCAACGCCGCCTTCAGCACCGGCTTCCTGTTCGGCCCGGCCTTCGGCGCATTTATGGCCGCCCAGTTCGGGCCGCGCACCGCTTACTTTGCGGCGGCCTGTTTCTCAATCACTACCATCTTGCTCACCTACTTTCTCCTGCCCGAGTCGCTCACCCCGGAGCGGCGGGCGACGATGAAACCCAAAGAGGGCGCAAAGAAAAATAGTTCGCTGGAGATGCTGCGCCTGCCCGGAGTCGCCATCCTGATGATGGTCGCTTTCGTAGGGCAACTGGGCTTCTTCGCCTTCCAGAGCGTCTTCGTGTTGTGGTCGGAGAAAGTGATGTTTGTCAGCTACAACGCCAAGTTCGTCCAGCAGGCCGTCGGCTTTATTTTGACGTACGTCGGCGTTGTCGGCATCATCACCCAGACGTTCCTGGTCAAGCCCATCGTCAGCCGTTTTGGCGAGCGGATGATGGTGGCCGGCGGGCTGCTCACCCGGAGCCTGGCCTTTGCCATCATGGCCCTCTCGCCTCTCATCCCGCTCGTCATCGTCACCGTGCCGCTCATCTCGTTTGGCAACGGCCTGCTCATGCCGGGCCTCATCGCCCTGCTCACTTACCTCGTGCCGCCCGGCGAGCGCGGCTATGCCATCGGCCTGGCCGAATCAGTTCAAGGCCTGGGCCGCATCAGCGGGCCGCTGGTGGCCGGGTTTCTCTTCGACCGGGTGAACCCCAGCGCGCCGATGGGCTTTGCCGCCATCGTCGGCGTGCTGGGCGTGATCGTTTCATTATCTTTGTGGCGGATCACAAAGAAGAGAGCTCCCGACTTTGGCGGGGATTGA